In Leptodactylus fuscus isolate aLepFus1 chromosome 2, aLepFus1.hap2, whole genome shotgun sequence, one genomic interval encodes:
- the CYP27B1 gene encoding 25-hydroxyvitamin D-1 alpha hydroxylase, mitochondrial, translated as MAQSLKLVNRTSVFRNFTELLAESMFKNPEKVIKRHKSLADVPGPSTASFLTDIFFKRGLSRLHELQLQGKAKYGPVWKASFGPILTVHVADPSLIEQVLRQEGKHPIRSDLSSWKDYREYRGHSYGLLTAEGEEWQQFRSILGKHMLKPKEVETYTDVLNDVVGDLIKKLKHQRGQNPQHVVKDISSEFYRFGLEGISSVLFESRIGCLETTVPKETEKFIQSINTMFVMTLLTMAMPKFLHKVFRKPWQKFCESWDYMFAFAKGHIDQRMADVAEKVARGEKVEGKYLTYYLAQEKIPMKSVYGNVTELLLAGVDTISSTLSWSLYELSRHPKIQASLHQEIQDVLQGRNIATAADVAKMPLMKAVVKEVLRLYPVIPGNARVISDRDIQVGEYIIPKKTLITLCHYATSRDPKYFSNPNDFHPERWLKKDESHHPYASIPFGFGKRSCIGRRIAELEVYLALSRILTHFEVRPENPECLVKPMTRTLLVPDKEINLQFLER; from the exons ATGGCACAGTCACTCAAGCTGGTCAATAGGACATCAGTATTCAGGAACTTCACTGAGCTGTTGGCTGAGTCTATGTTCAAAAATccggagaaagtcatcaaaagaCACAAATCGTTGGCAGATGTACCCGGACCCTCCACCGCCAGCTTCTTAACCGATATATTCTTCAAGAGAGGGCTATCCCGACTACATGAGCTACAG TTGCAAGGAAAAGCCAAGTATGGGCCTGTCTGGAAGGCAAGCTTTGGTCCCATCCTGACCGTGCATGTAGCCGATCCATCACTTATTGAACAAGTACTACGACAAGAAGGAAAACATCCCATCCGATCCGATCTGTCATCATGGAAAGACTACAGAGAGTACAGGGGACACTCATATGGACTGCTTACAGC TGAGGGGGAGGAATGGCAGCAGTTTCGCAGTATCTTGGGGAAGCACATGCTGAAGCCTAAGGAGGTGGAAACCTACACTGATGTCCTGAATGATGTGGTTGGAGACTTAATAAAAAAACTTAAACACCAGAGGGGCCAAAATCCGCAACATGTTGTCAAAGACATCTCCAGCGAGTTCTACAGGTTCGGATTAGAAG GTATTTCTTCTGTCCTATTTGAATCTCGAATTGGTTGTTTGGAAACCACAGTCCCTAAAGAAACAGAGAAGTTCATTCAATCCATCAATACTATGTTTGTGATGACCCTTCTTACCATGGCCATGCCCAAATTTTTGCACAAAGTTTTCCGCAAGCCCTGGCAAAAATTCTGTGAATCCTGGGACTACATGTTTGCTTTTG CTAAAGGTCATATTGACCAAAGAATGGCTGATGTCGCTGAGAAAGTGGCCCGAGGGGAGAAAGTAGAAGGAAAGTACTTGACCTATTATCTGGCTCAGGAGAAAATCCCTATGAAATCTGTGTATGGCAATGTGACCGAGCTGCTTCTGGCTGGAGTAGATACG ATTTCCAGCACTCTATCCTGGAGCCTATATGAATTATCACGACATCCAAAAATACAAGCCTCTCTGCACCAAGAGATCCAGGATGTTCTTCAAGGTCGGAATATCGCAACGGCGGCTGATGTTGCCAAGATGCCGCTGATGAAGGCTGTTGTGAAAGAGGTGCTAAG GCTGTATCCTGTTATCCCTGGCAATGCCCGTGTTATATCAGACCGAGACATCCAAGTAGGAGAATACATCATACCAAAGAAG ACTCTTATTACGCTCTGCCACTATGCCACATCAAGAGACCCTAAGTACTTCTCAAACCCCAATGACTTCCATCCTGAGCGATGGCTGAAGAAGGACGAGTCCCATCACCCATATGCCTCTATTCCATTTGGCTTTGGCAAAAGGAGCTGCATTGGGCGGCGTATTGCAGAACTAGAGGTGTACCTTGCACTTTCAAGG ATTCTTACCCATTTTGAAGTAAGACCTGAGAATCCTGAATGTTTGGTGAAACCCATGACCAGAACACTACTAGTTCCAGACAAAGAAATCAACCTACAATTTCTGGAGCGATAA